The genomic interval GGTGGCCTTAACCCAGACGTGAACAAGAAACTGAGTGCTGCAATTGCTGCAATTCTTGAAACCAAGCTACAAGTGCCTAAGTCACGGTTCTTCCTCAAATTCTATGACACTAAGGCAAGCTATCTCTTCTTTCTTAATCGTCCGGATGATGGGTCATTGTTCTATTTGTCTCTTCTCATTGCATTTCCCTGTTTGTTTAGGCACACCAAAGCCAAGAATATGCACAGTGTTTGCATGCTTTACATCAGCACTAGATAATGcaaaataaatcttttctGTTTCATACTGTGAGCATTGCTCCCATTAGCTTTCTTGTGAGTCCAAGTTATACCGTTTCTTTAGCCTGTGATGATATTTAGCACTCATTTGTGGCACTTGCTGCTCGATAGTGTTgatacttttattattttgcaGGGTTCCAACTTTGGATGGAATGGATCCACCTTCTGAGTCCGTCGCGTgccaaatttctcaaaacatCAATGTTGTTTGTGCAGAATGCTTTATTTCCCCAGTGAATTggtgttgaaaaaaatttggtAACGGGTTGGCATGTTATTATGTTGTTTATCTATGTGTTTTCTTATGAACATGATATGCAAAACATTGATGTGCACTAATCTGGCACTAGCCTATATGAAGTTGTGGCACATGAGCGAGAGCCGCTTTATTTTGTGAACTGATCATCGACTGTTTCGATCGATTTGAAATAATGTTAAACTATGTGCTGCATGGTTTGTAGTGCCGATACAATTGCCCTAGTAGCTTCTCCTTTTACCTCTGCCTCTTTTACGCTTCTCGGATGCTGCATGTGTTGTCTTGAAAGCAAAATGATCAAACTTGCTAGAGTTTCACGTTTTGTCCTAGCTAATTCCTTTATGTGTGTGTCAAGTAACAAACAAGTGGGCTGCTCCTAAGGATCAAGGTTCTTAGGAATCCATGGACTCAAAAGAGGTTGAAccaatattatatatattaatagataatatgtaatatattaatattatatatattgatttgtttcgtgattataaatgaaaattatttgattgtcCTTGGAAAAATATCGGAAAAGAAATCGacccaaaaaaaatctatatttACCAGTTGAGTTTGGGCTTGGCAAATGAACTGGACGGTCCACCGACCCAAACCTATAGGAAAATCGCGATGACGTGTCTGCATCCGAGTGGTTGAATATTTAATATGAAGTCCGCTCATGGAAATCAACCCCCGCAATGACTGACGGCGGATCCGTAACGACgaaggaagaaagagaaagaaaaggaaaacacCGAGAAACGTCCTTCTCTCTTTCGTTCCCCCATCAATCTCTCCCTCCCTTATTTTTCCACGCCATCGCCCAAATCTAGAATTCTAAATCTGAATCTTCTGCTCCTTGAAaatctctccctctctctctctctcttttctttctaccTAATCTTGGCCAGTCGAATCTTCAGATAAAACAGCGGCTTATCTCTCCCTTTTCTTTTCGAAGCCTCCGACAATGTCTTCCTCAGCTCCACCCGTCCTCCCGATCTCAACTACCCAATCCGCCGAATCCCAACCTCCCGTCGCCACTCCCGCGTTTCGGGTTTTCATTTCCCACCTCAATGATTCCCTCCGCAGTGGGTTCTCCCAGCGTCGTCCCTGGTCCGAACTTGTTGACCGTTCCGCTTTCTCCAAGCCTGAGTCGTTCTCTGAAGCCGCGCTCCGTGTCCGCAAGAATTACTCGTATTTCCGAGTCAATTATCTGTCGGTTATTGGTCTGATTCTTGCCTTTTCGCTTCTTTCCCATCCCTTCTCCCTTCTCCTCCTTCTGGGTCTCCTCTGCTCCTGGATCTTCCTCTACCTCTTCCGCCCCGCTGATCAACCTCTCGTCCTCTTCGGCCGTACTTTCTCCGACCGCGAGACACTTGGTATCCTCATCATCTTTAGCGTCTTCGTCGTCTTCCTTACCACCGTCGGATCTCTCCTCATTTCCGCTCTCATGGTTGGATTCGGACTCGTCTGTGCTCACGGCGCCTTCAGGGTCCCAGAGGATCTATTCTTGGACGAGCAAGAACCAGCAGCCACCGGTTTCTTGTCCTTCCTTGGTGGTGCTGCCTCCAATGCCGCCGCTGCAGCTGCCCCTGCTGTTGCCGCTCGTGTCTGAATCTGATTCAGGGATCCGCGTTTCTGAATGTCGTTTTATAGGGTAATACAATATCGCTTCAATTGTGATTGATTCAATCTTTCAGTTCTTTTGtagacaaaataaatttccTATTGGGAAATTTTTGGGActtattttttccattttatgaATAGGGTGGATATTAACATTGGTGAAATATATATGGATCCATTAGGACTCCATGATACAAAGTTGTAATTCAATTTTATCGGCACCGATCTTGGGTAGAAATTACGTAGTTTATTCTGTATCTAGTGAATATGTGTTTATGAAAACTTTCTGAGAATTTTCGGTGTCAGATCTGTGCATGTATCATGATTATATGTCCATTTCTCCGGCGTTTTCTCATTGCCATGTACAAACAAGATAATTTCATCGCCTGTATTAGTTGATGTAAAATTTACTGCAAGCTATTCACTGATCGGCTTTTTGTTGTAAGATCTTAATGGATCAATGTTCAATCTATAGTTTATGAATGTAAATTAGTATAGGGCATGAGATGTTTTATACTGCTATCTACATATCCTTTGTCTTCTCCTCTTATGGTGCTTGTGCTTGTTTTCTGTACACCTTGTGTTGATATGATTGATTCTTTGTTCTAACACCTTCTAGTGTTCTTTATTTGTTGCAACTTGCAACCGGAAACATATACAAAAGGGTAAAACGTACTGAGATAAAATTGCATGACTATTGATCAGCCTGCCTTCATGCATAGCTTTCAACTATGTGGGGTTAATTCAGCTATGATATTTGTGGTTGATCAACTCTAGTGTTTAAATTAGGGTGGTCTTATTTATAGGTTTCTGCTGCTCTGGCAGACTGGTTGAGACTACTCTTGCTATATTTTTACCATTTACAACATTATTATTCTGATACACAGAGTTTCACGCTAATTATGAACTGTTGTGGGGTTTATTTGTGCTGCAATCGATAAATATCTTTGTTTATATTCTTGCCTTGTGATTTTGTTAATGGTGGCGCAAGTCATATGCAGTCTTGTATACTTGTATGGATAGTTCAACTGTGAGAATGATCGAAAAGCGTCTAATGTACATTTGAATATacactttatttttcttgttttagtTCACCATTTCCCGATTTTCCTTGTTAGAATGACTTCAAGTTTGTTGGTACTTGTAACGGAAGTGCTATATGGATTCTTTTCGCAACATGGTTCATGCTTATCTTTTTCAAAGGCGTGATTGCTCTTTGTTAAATTGATTGAAGTGGTTTCATATGAAGATCAGGAGTCAGATTCAAGCAGAGTCGCACTCTTTTGTTTGTCATGATAGTTGTGATAATGATTTTGCAATTGTGTTGGAACTCTTGTGGGATGGGATAAAAGTGTGCATCAAATCTATTCACAATTTGGTTTTACTTTTATCCCTTCTAATAGATGTGCAATGAGGATGGTTGAATGTTTGTACTTTGGTCCTATCACCACCACATATTATTGGTAAGTATAGCATTTGCCGTGTGGTTTGGTGATATTAAGGTGTGATCATAGACCTTGTTGGTTTGGTTGACAATGCCTGTAATCCTTGATGCTAAAGAATTTTAGGAAACTAATCTTTTACGCAAGGGGTTGTTGGGAGCTGTATTATGTTTCCTTGTCCATGTTTTTCATGGTTCAGCAGTCTGTGTATTTGCAACATTGGAATTGCGTTGGAGCTCATAGACAAGTGAACTTGTGATTTGTGTCGTGTGGCACTAAATAGAAGCTAGAAAGATAGATTGGGCTGCAAATCTCTGGACCTTGATAATCTGTATATACATGCCTTAGGTCCACTGAGGTTAAAAGCTAGACCAGGTTCATTCTTGGTGTCTGAAATGGGGTTATTGTACATCTGTCGTTATTTTATAGCTTGGAGTTACGCTAATGCTCGTTTGACAATTCTAGTCTTTTTAAATAGTGTCGACCCCCCACGCATCAGCATATGAACAGATTCTTCTAACAATCCTATAGGCCATAGACATAGCTTTTATTGGTTAGATTAGTGAATTCAGATGAATTTTTGAGAGCTAAGAGGATAAATGAGACTGACAAGATCCCTTCTTCTTGGAAAGTATTAGTGTCACGGAATCGTATTGAGACGTGCAGTGTTCGTgtttataaattcaaaaaattattccCTTAGTTATTTGATGGGCGATTGAGAAACATTTTCTCACGCTTGAACCTGTGACCTCTTCATTGTGGAGGGTCACTCTGCTTAGTTCAATGTAGAGTATTTACGTTTATAAGTCTAAAACTCCTTTTAATTTATCCTacgtgagattttataatacaaatatcaaattttctctctttgttcATAACACTGATATCATATCTGATACGAGGTTTTGTAACAGAAACATCATGTCAATGTTAATTTGCCCAAATTGTAGCCGCTATATTTGAGACGCAACAGGGCGAGCT from Theobroma cacao cultivar B97-61/B2 chromosome 5, Criollo_cocoa_genome_V2, whole genome shotgun sequence carries:
- the LOC18597452 gene encoding PRA1 family protein B4, whose amino-acid sequence is MSSSAPPVLPISTTQSAESQPPVATPAFRVFISHLNDSLRSGFSQRRPWSELVDRSAFSKPESFSEAALRVRKNYSYFRVNYLSVIGLILAFSLLSHPFSLLLLLGLLCSWIFLYLFRPADQPLVLFGRTFSDRETLGILIIFSVFVVFLTTVGSLLISALMVGFGLVCAHGAFRVPEDLFLDEQEPAATGFLSFLGGAASNAAAAAAPAVAARV